A region of the Paenibacillus sp. J23TS9 genome:
CAAGAGCTTGCCCACGCCGTGATCCAATGCCGCATGTATCAATTGTCCCGTTCCATAGGTCGAGGCCAGCATGGGATTACGCTCGGATACGGGCACGAGACCGATACCGCTTGCACTTGCCATCTCCAGAACAGCGGTCTTCCCGTCACCGGTAATTCCGTAAAATGCTTCTACTTGATTGCCTAATGGTCCCTTGACCATGTGCGAATGAATGATTCCGCCTGTCGCATCCACCAGTGACTGCATCGTTCCTTCCCCGCCGTCAGCCATCGGGACATGAACGCATCGGACCGATGGATTCGCCTTGCGAATCCCACGTTCCATCGCTTCACAGGCCTGCTTGGCTGTCATGCTCTCCTTAAAGGAATCCGGAGCGAGCACAATAACCATCTCTTTATTCATACGGATTCCTCCTCACATGTACTTCCTTTATGGTTAGATCTAACTGATTATTCACTATAACTTGGAAGTCCGCATTTTCCGAATAACCTGATTGGTCACCTCTGACAGCAGCAGCCCGAGCGCAATAGCCCCCGACATCATAAAAGCCTCTGCACCGGATTGTACTGCCTCATTATACTGATTTTCCACAGCATTCCGCATAGCGTCGTAGGCCAATCCCCCCGGAACAAGCGGGATAATACCCGAGACACTGAATACGATGATAGGCGTACGATAAGTTTTCGCGAAAATATAGCTGATCATCGTGACACAATAGGCGGCAACCACTGTCGCAGTCAACCGCTGAACTCCGATATCCTGCAGCCAGATATACAGCACCCAGCCTACCATTCCTGCCAGTCCGCACTGGATGAGTGCCTTTTTCGGACAATTAAAAATCATGCCAAATGCGGCAGAAGCAATAAAACTGGTTACGATCTGTTCAATGTACATAAAGTCCCCCTATTGAAACGACAGCATGAACGCGATGCCCGCGCCAATGGCAAAGGATGTGATAAAAGCTTCCGCTCCCTTGGACAAGCCGGAGACCAGATGTCCCGCCATGAGATCCCGGATCGCATTCGTGATGAGCAGTCCGGGAACGAGCGGCATGACAGAACTGATAATGATGATGTCACGAGCCTGCCCAAATCCGTATTTAACAAAGAAAATAGAACTTAAACCAATCATCAGCGCCCCTGAAAATTCAGCGAAAAATTTAACCGGCACTAGACGATGCAAAAGCACCGAGCAGTAATAGCCGATTCCGCCTGCCAGCATTGCCGGTATGAAGTCAGACCAGGTGCCGCGGAACATGATCAGGAAGCATCCGCTAGCCACCGCAGCCATGAGCACGTTCAGCCACAGCGGGTATATGGCCTGGGTGCGATCAATTTCCTGAAGCTCTTGATATGCCTCATCAATCGATAATTCACCCGTGCTAATCCGGCGGGAAAGGCTGTTCACCTGATCAATCTTATGTAAATTGGTTGTCCGCTCCGTAATCCGGTTAAGCCTTGTCATGGGCTGCGGATCCTCAAGGGAGAAAATAATCCCCGTGGGGGTCATATAGCTGTGTGTGTGGTCAATGCCGTAAGAAGAAGCAATCCTCATCATTGTATCCTCTACCCGGTAGGTTTCTGCACCACTTTGCAGCATAATTTGTCCCGCCAGCAGACAAACCTTCATAATTTCCCGTTCTTTCTGTAATGAATCTTCCAAAGCCTTCTCCTTTCGCCTATGCCCACTATGATGTCGAATTATATACAGTATAATCCCTTTTCCGATTAAAACCATAGAGACAGGCTCAACCCACGATCATTCCTGGTTTTTCTTCAAACGCCCCTCAACGAGTACAATCATGAGCGCTGCCAATAGGACAACTGCAGCCACAATGACAAAAAAACCAGCGACACCCTGAATCCACAAACTGCTTATGACACTGATTAAAATCAAGATGATCCCCATCAGCATCATCAGATTGGCGCTATAGCTGTTACCCTGATTCCAGAAACGTTCATTTTTCATCGATTGCGATGATCTGTAACCATACCGTCCTTTCCCTTCATGGGAAGGCTTTATTCTCATCGCAACGCCAAGCACGAAATAAATCACACCGATCAGAAAACCTAAAATAAGATTACCGATATCCATCTTAAGTCACCGCTCCTTATCCATTAACGGATTTATCTCATGGCCGCATGTAAAACCTCATGCTGATACCGCTATGTTTCTCCATTCCAGACATAACTCCGATACAGATTCCCCGCCGATTTGCAGCTCATCCTGCATCAGAAACTCTCCGCCCATTTTTTTATAAAACT
Encoded here:
- a CDS encoding SdpI family protein; protein product: MDIGNLILGFLIGVIYFVLGVAMRIKPSHEGKGRYGYRSSQSMKNERFWNQGNSYSANLMMLMGIILILISVISSLWIQGVAGFFVIVAAVVLLAALMIVLVEGRLKKNQE
- a CDS encoding threonine/serine exporter family protein, whose amino-acid sequence is MEDSLQKEREIMKVCLLAGQIMLQSGAETYRVEDTMMRIASSYGIDHTHSYMTPTGIIFSLEDPQPMTRLNRITERTTNLHKIDQVNSLSRRISTGELSIDEAYQELQEIDRTQAIYPLWLNVLMAAVASGCFLIMFRGTWSDFIPAMLAGGIGYYCSVLLHRLVPVKFFAEFSGALMIGLSSIFFVKYGFGQARDIIIISSVMPLVPGLLITNAIRDLMAGHLVSGLSKGAEAFITSFAIGAGIAFMLSFQ
- a CDS encoding threonine/serine exporter family protein, translated to MYIEQIVTSFIASAAFGMIFNCPKKALIQCGLAGMVGWVLYIWLQDIGVQRLTATVVAAYCVTMISYIFAKTYRTPIIVFSVSGIIPLVPGGLAYDAMRNAVENQYNEAVQSGAEAFMMSGAIALGLLLSEVTNQVIRKMRTSKL